One window of the Triticum dicoccoides isolate Atlit2015 ecotype Zavitan chromosome 3B, WEW_v2.0, whole genome shotgun sequence genome contains the following:
- the LOC119274501 gene encoding NADH dehydrogenase [ubiquinone] iron-sulfur protein 2-like, whose protein sequence is MHFEYWWYWTSSRGIISFLFLSYFFPMTTRNGQIKNFTSNSGPQHPAAHGVSRSVLEMNGEVVERAEPHIGSLHRGTEKLIEYKTYLQALPYFDRLDYVSMMAQEHAHSSAVERLLNCEVPLRAQYIRVLFCEITRISNHSLASTTHAMDVGASTPFLWAFEEQEKLLEFYERVPGARMHASFIRPGGVAQDLPLGLCRDIDSSTQQFTSRIDELEEMSTGNRIWKQRLVDIGTVTAQQAKDWGFSGVMLRGRAT, encoded by the exons ATGCATTTTGAGTACTGGTGGTACTGGACAAGCTCTAGGGGAATAATCTCTTTCTTATTTCTTTCTTATTTCTTTCCCATGACGACTAGGAACGGGCAAATCAAGAATTTCACTTCGAATTCCGGACCTCAACATCCTGCTGCTCATGGTGTTTCACGATCAGTATTGGAAATGAACGGAGAAGTGGTGGAACGTGCGGAACCACATATTGGATCACTCCA TAGAGGGACTGAGAAATTAATCGAGTACAAAACTTATCTTCAAGCTTTACCTTATTTTGATCGTTTAGA CTATGTTTCTATGATGGCCCAAGAACACGCTCATTCTTCAGCCGTAGAGAGACTTTTGAATTGTGAGGTACCATTACGAGCTCAATATATAAGAGTGTTATTCTGTGAAATAACTCGAATTTCAAATCATTCACTTGCTTCAACTACTCATGCTATGGATGTGGGAGCATCAACTCCGTTCCTTTGGGCTTTTGAGGAGCAGGAGAAATTGTTGGAATTCTATGAAAGAGTCCCGGGAGCCAGGATGCATGCCAGTTTCATACGACCTGGTGGAGTGGCACAAGATCTGCCTCTTGGCTTATGTCGAGATATTGATTCCTCCACACAACAATTTACTTCTCGTATCGACGAATTAGAAGAGATGTCAACCGGCAACCGTATCTGGAAACAACGATTAGTGGATATTGGTACTGTCACTGCACAACAAGCAAAGGATTGGGGATTCAGTGGTGTAATGTTAAGAGGTCGTGCGACATGA
- the LOC119274502 gene encoding 30S ribosomal protein S7, chloroplastic-like, with translation MSRRGTAEKRTAKSDPIFRNRLVNMVVNRILKDGKKSLAYQIIYRAVKKIQQKTETNPLLVLRQAIRRVTPNIGVKTRRNKKGSTRKVPIEIGSKQGRALAIRWLLEASQKRPGRNMAFKLSSELVDAAKGSGGAIRKKEATHRMAEANRALAHFR, from the coding sequence ATGTCACGTCGAGGTACTGCAGAAAAAAGAACTGCAAAATCTGATCCAATTTTTCGTAACCGATTAGTTAACATGGTGGTTAATCGTATTCTGAAAGACGGAAAAAAATCATTGGCTTATCAAATTATCTATCGAGCCGTGAAAAAGATTCAACAAAAGACAGAAACAAATCCACTATTGGTTTTACGTCAAGCaatacgtagagtaactcccaatatAGGAGTAAAAACAAGACGTAATAAAAAAGGATCGACGCGGAAAGTTCCGATTGAAATAGGATCtaaacaaggaagagcacttgcCATTCGTTGGTTATTAGAAGCATCCCAAAAGCGTCCGGGTCGAAATATGGCTTTCAAATTAAGTTCTGAATTAGTAGATGCTGCCAAAGGGAGTGGGGGTGCCATACGCAAAAAGGAAGCGACTCATAGAATGGCAGAGGCAAATAGAGCTCTTGCACATTTTCGTTAA